In Leopardus geoffroyi isolate Oge1 chromosome D1, O.geoffroyi_Oge1_pat1.0, whole genome shotgun sequence, the genomic stretch CATATTTCACTGCGCTGACTTTAATAGGATAAGGTATTGGCTAATACGATAACAGCATGAGAGGAGATTTAGGTGATCTCAGGGGCTTGGGGCAGGGGGAATGAAACCAGTCACTAAAATGACAGTCTAATGATATAAGAACGGGACCAGCTGAGGGGGTGCAAAAACCTTACCCGAAGCAGCGGACTTAGAAATTCTACACTGTTCCCTCTCAACTTCTAGATGtgtttctgaaatgaaatgtGCCATGGTATGAATCTTACTAAACCCAGGTCATCTCTTTGGAACAGGTGAAGGGGATAGAAGTTGACGTCACAGGTGGAAGGGAAAGACAGGTGAGGTTATGGGGAAGCAGTTATCACCTATTTATACCACAGGTGAGTCTGGTGAGATGGAGTTAGATCGGAGTTTGAATCCCAACTAGGCCAACTTCGGGCTGGGTAAACTTCAACAGGtttcttcacctctctgcacATAGGTTTCCTCATGTGTGTAGAGTTCAAATGTCTAATAATTGAAGAGCTACCACCCATGTAATTAAGAGACACCTGTTCTaggaatacatttatttctacaaGTCCCCCACACACAGGTTGGTCTCAAATGCAAGCTTCCGTGTCCTCCACAGGAGTAGCAAGGAGTGTCTTCTGCCTTCCGGCAGTAGCATCTGGAGATGCCTTCCATGTGTTGCTAACCACAATGGGAAGACAGCACCAAAGCCAGTAAGTCAGCCCTTAAGATGATTCAGAGTTCTGGGGTAATTTATTATACACTCGTAAACAACgaatgcattattttattacGATGCGTGAGGTGCTTCTGTAACAGAAACCTGAAATGTTGGAGTGGCTTTGGAACTGGACAGTGGGGGAAGCTGGAACGACTTGGGAGAGAGTGTCAGCGAAAGCCCTTAAAGTCTTGAAGAATCTGTGAGTACAATCCTGATGGCCTTTGAGAAGGCTGTAGATGAAGGCTTTAggggaaataaggaaaatgttattgAAAACTGGAGGAGAGGGGTCCTTGTAACACAGTGGCAGGAAGTTTAGCAACACTGTCATCTGGAGGGATGTAGAAAGTACAAAATGTGTCTAATTAATGGAGTGTTCTAGCTCAGTATATTTCCAGGTAGAGTGTTGAAGGTGCTGACTGATGTCTTCTTCCTTATTATAGCAAAAtgtgagaaggagagaaatctAAAGAAGGACTAAAAAGAAGCCCAGAACTTGCTAGACTAGAAAATTCCCATCTTCTCTGGATAAcgaataatgctgaaatgaagaaatggtttccgctcaaaaataaactctaggaTACTTTAAGGAGCACATCATCAAATGATGGATCTGACAGTGTGGCTATAGAACCCTTTGTTCAGACCTCAAAAAGATCTACAGCAGTGACTCAGAGAGAATCATTCAGACAAACAACAGGGATTCAAAGAAGCTGATGAGTGTTGTGCCTCAGCAGTTTTAGCAGGGGGACTCTCAAGAGTAGAGAAGGGCTTATCCCAAAGAGAAGGGTATGGGTATGGCTTCTGTCCAATGGAGTGGTGCCTCAATTACATTCATAGGAAACTcacaacattttaaaagagttgtattgagaaatacagaaatactgCCAGCATGGACTAGGGGGACAGAGacagtacaaaatgaaaaggggTCTTTCAGCCCCCTAAATTCTACTCGCAGGAAGCAGACTGATAAATTACTTAGCTGCAGACATGGGCTAATTTTCACAGAAAAGTTAAGATGACTCAGAAAGTGGAATGAAGAGCCCACAGGGTAAAGTCAAAAGCCATAGAGAGCCATTCCCTGGCATAAGTAGGACTGAGCTCTAATCAAAGAATTTCTAACATGTGTCCAACTGGATTATAGGATTGCTGTGGACCAGTGACTCCTTTGTGtctcctgtcttttctcctttttgaacTGGAGTGTCTGTACCAGTTATCCTAAGCCTGTCCCACCATCGTTAAATTGGCAGTGTGCAGAAACATAATTATTCAGATGAAGGGGAACTATACTTGAGAGGAGCTGCATTTAAGCCACTAGAAGCTTCTTCCATAGCTGCAGCtgatttaaatgataaaattctgGACTTTGAGCTGATGATGTAATGGGTCGAGACTTTTGGGCACCTTGGGAGGAAGTGAATGTGTATTGCATTTGAGAGAGATATGACTCATTAGGGGTCCGAGGGTAGAACGTGGTAGCCAGCATCAAAAATGACCCAAAGATCCCCACTTCTTGATATTTATGCCCTTGTGTAGTATCTTCCCACAATGAATAGGGCTGATCTCTGTAACTAACAGGCTATGTCAGAAATGATGATGTGTGACTTCTGAGCTTAGAGCCATAAAAGACATTCCATCTTCTACCTTGCCCTCTCTCGGATCACTTGCTTTGGGAGAATTCAACTGCCATgtcatgaggacactcaagcagcccaATTGAAAGTGGTAAGGCTTCCTGCCAACAGCCGAATAAGTGAGCTGTCTTCGAAGCAAATCTTAACATTTCTAGTCAAGGCTTTAAGTGACTATAGCCCCAGGCAACATCTTCACTGAAATCTCTTAAAAGATTGTCAGTTAGACCACCTAGCTAAGCGACTGCCATATTCCTGGCTCACAGAAATAGTAGGAAatcataaatgtttactgttttaaGCTGCTACTTTTTGAGGTAATTTTCTAAGCAAAAACATTAATATAACAAAGTTTTTATCTCTGGATGCTCCCAAAGATTCCTGGGGAATCAGACCATTCTGATTTCTGTGCTGAGGGGGACAGAAGGTCCATCTCATGGAGTCAACCACACCTCATTACCAGAACTTTATGAAGTCCCTTTTTAACAATTCCATCAACTTCTGCCTCTAAGATCCTCTTATCGCAGAGAGTTCAAAGAAAGATTGTGAAATGTTAGATACTGAACTGCACAGTATGATCTTTTAACTTTCCCTCAGATACAGTtaagaacaaacaacaacaataataatgacaacaaaagaCACATGTCCCTCTCCACCAAAGACCCTGGACACAGAAATGTTCtcttaagacattaaaaaattgttttcactgaaaaaaatattttctagctgCGATAACATTATGTTTGTATAGGCTGCTGTTTCTTTTAAGCCTGgggtggtggaaatagcaagcaGGAAACACTATTCACTAGGTATACTATTGCTGATATTTGAGTTGacatttgttgactttttttttttttttttttcagaatgatgCATCAATCCCTGTTTCAAAAGCAGGCACAGAAATGATTTCCAAAGAAATGAACTGGAGCAAGTAGAAATGCGTATGAAATTGGAATAAAACAAACCTTCCttctgatcccccccccccaccaaaattcTATACAATTActctgaggttaaaaaaaaaaccaaaagatttcaaaaacatAAGTCTTGGACAAAAGCTGCACACAAATGAAGCATACATTACATATGtgaagacattaaaaatgattttaaatgatttttaccTCACCCCATACCCTGGCATTTTGTGAAACTCAAATGGAAATCCCAgctgaaaattatagaagtgAATCAACGGAAAACAAACACCATTCCATTCCCTTCCATTCTGTTCAACCATACCTCAGCCTCTCCCTGGATTAGATCAAAATGTCCTTTTCCTCTCCTACATACAAAACAAAAGCTCTTAGTCTTGAAGAGACTTAGATATGGGGTAGAGGTTTAAGGGGCAGGGGTGCTTATACTACCAGCGTCTAGCCAATAATGCCTAATGCgttaaaaatatggttaaaacTTCCTTCAAATATGGGCAACTAAATAGAATTTGAGCcaataataatagttaaaatGTAGTGAGTACTTCTACAAGGCAGGCACCTTTACATTTCATCCACAAAGGAGTCCCAGCAGGTAGAGATTACCATTATTTCCACTttatgtaggtttttaaaaagcgAAACACAGAATGATCAATTAACTTCTTCATGATCACAAAGCCAGTAAGTTGTAGTACTGAGAATTGGGAGCCCCCCGGCAGTGGATCTTCCAAAACTAGcttttaaaatgacacaaaaagaTCTGGTCCAATTCTTGGCACTTCAGAACCGGTTAATAAATAACAgtccctttcatttctcttgaatccCAATCTGGATCTGGGCGGTCTCCTAACATAAAGCAAAATGACTGCACGTTGGAACTCTCACTGGACAAATCCTCTCTCTTCACTTGCTTCACCTGACATCTCAGCCAAACCCAAGGCAAGCaagctctcagaaaaaaaaaaaaaaaaaaaaaggcattcaggTTGCCATCCTAGAGATTCTGAGCCCCAGAGAAGCAGGAATGCAAATAGACTTTGCAAATAGACAAAGTATAGTATTGCTGTGGATCGAAAGTGTCTGTTTGCCCAGCCTGACTCTGAAATTCCCTGAGCCTGAAAGAACAAACACAACCCTTCCGGGGGCCCTCATAAAATCCCAAGCGGTCAGGTTCGGTCTGGTAAACAACACTCAGTCCTAGCACCTGGCGAAACACGGGGCGGTGGGGACTGGGACGGGCGGCGACCAACTGGAAGGACAGAGACTGCAATCAATACCCACTTACACCTGCCTAGCGGCCTTGAAAAGTCAGGTTGACACCTACAGGGAGGGACCCTGGGAGGCGGGGCCCGATTCCCGCCTCGGGAGTGAGCGGGAGACCTCCTCCATCCTCCCCCTCCATCCGGGGCTGCCGAGCTCCCCCCATAGAACGCGGAAAAGGGCCCTTGCCACTTTAAATGACTCAGGAAGTGAAAAGAGACCGCTGACAGGGAAAGGGAAAGCAGAACCGGGGCGGCGGGGCTGGCGGCGCGGCGATCTCGCCCCGGGCAGCGCGAGGCAGGAAGGCGCGCGGCGCGGGGGCCGACGGGGGCGCGGGGCCGCTGCGCCGGAAGTACCCGCGCCGCGGGAGGAAGCGCAGCGGGCGCCGAGCGGCGGAGCCGGCGGGAAGGCCCCTCGCTCCTACGCCTGGCGcgagcgggcggcggcggcggcgccgcgGCCCCAGGCCTGTCCCGAGACCCGGCGCGGCCAGTTCCTGGGACGGGACCCCTGCGGGGAGGAGGACGGGAGGAGGCCCCGCGGCGAGCTCGGAGGCCCAGCGGCCTGGGCCGCGTCACCGCAGCCACATGGCCTCCGGGGTGGGCGCGGCCTTCGAGGAGCTGCCGCACGATGGCACGTGTGACGAGTGCGAGCCAGACGAGGCCCCTGGGGCCGAGGAAGTGTGCCGAGAGTGCGCCTTCTGCTACTGCCACCGCCACGCCGAGGCGCACAGGCAGAAGTTCCCCAGCCACCACCTGGCCCAGTACGTCCACGGCGCCGCCCCGGCCTGGACCGCGGACGCCCCCGCGCAGGGCGACGCGAAGGAAGATGCCCAGGCCAAGGTGGAGAGTGAGAGGGATGTAGAGAgcgaggtgggggaggagagcgaGTCCGAGGAAGACAGTGAATCCGAAGAAGAGAGCGAGAcggaggaagagagtgaggatGAGAGCGATGAAGACAGTGAAGACGACAGTGAGGAAGAGATGGAGGATGAGCAAGAGAGCGAAGCAGAGGAAGACAACCAAGAAGGAGAATCTGAGGCCGAGGGAGAAACGGAGGCAGAAAGCGAATTTGAcccagaaatagaaatggaagcgGAGAGAGTGGCCAAGAGGAAGTGTCCGGACCATGGGCTCGATTTGAGCACCTATTGCCAGGAAGATAAGCAGCTTATCTGTGTCCTGTGTCCGGTCATTGGGACTCACCAGGGCCACCAGCTCTCCACCCTAGATGAAGCCTTCGAGGAACTAAGAGTAAGTATTGGGAGTTGAGAGCATAGGTCTAGaggtcaggacacctgggtgtcaACGTTCGCTTTCACCGTAACCCTAAAAAGCCAGTCTATGCAACTTGTTGGGAGCAGTGCTAATTCCCTCTTTTTGGTTGAACTCCTTTGAGAATCAGATGAAAGTTCTGGACTCTGACCCAAGGGcaatatatgtacacacaaagCTTAGTGTACACTTTTCTCTGGAAAAGTGCAAGCCACTGGTCCCTGGGTCCCAGGTGAAGCATTCCTTGGGAGTTTTGACTCCGTGTAAGCCAGTTCCCATAACGTCACCTTGTTGAGCCTAGTGCCTTGACTTGGTAAGGCAGTCTCTTTGCCTGCTTGAAAACACGGGAAACTGTGGTTTGGCCAGATGAGTCCAGGTAGTTCCTCTGTAGTCAGGAGACCCTCGGAGATGGTGGTATCCTATTAAGGTCATACGCACCCTGAGTTTCTTTTAGGTTCTTCATGTGTGATACTTATTTGGAAAGGAAGATGAGAGGTTGGAGGCAAACTTGGAATGCAAGTGGGAGTCCCTGTGTGCTCCGTCTTGATGGGAGGGCAGGACCTTCTATTTTGGACCTTGCTAGTCCCCTGGACGTGTTTGGAAAGTAGTAGACATTAATCAGTATTTGCTGGGCGAATGGATTTGCAAgtgatttgccttttatttatattgtggTTACTTACAGCCAGTGAGAGAAATCGCTGGAGTTAACTAGGGAGGAAACCGAATGATCAAGTTATTAGTGAATGTTGTCATATTATGATAACTGGTTTCCTTAAGCAACCTTGCAATTGCTGGCAATGGAATAACAAATACTTGGTTAATGAGTATCTCTTTTATtgagattttcccttttttattgtaaaatacgCAGTGTGTGAAAACGTGCACAGTCTAACAAGTCATTATAGAGCAAATTCTGATGTGACCTCTATCCAGATTAAGACATAGAATATTAGTAGCAATATTGAAGCCCAGTGTCCTTTCCAATTATAACCAGTTCCCATTCCCAGTAACCATTATCCAACTTCTGAGGTGGTATTTCCTTGCTTatctatccatgcatccatccatctgtccacacATTCTTAAACTTACTTGAACTTGACACAATTGATATCATATCGTTATTGTGCATTCTTTTGAGTTATGCTTCATGTTTTCAACATTGTGTTTCAGAGATTTGTCCCGTGGGTGGCTGTGGTTTGTTCGTTTCCATTGTTGTGTAGAATTCCATTTTATGACTGTTACCTGTTCTGTCAGTGATGAAAATTTGACTTACAAATTCTGGAGTTTCTGCCTGTCATAAACAATGTTGGTATGGACATTCTTGTTCAAGTCTCCTGGTGCATATCTGCATATGCTTAAATGGAATATAAACCTAGGAGTTAGATTGTCCGGTCACAGACTGTGCATATCTTAAATAATACCAGATGTTgccaattattttccaaagtggttgtaccaatttacattgccaGGAAGAGTATATGAAAATTCCTGTTGTTCTGTATCTTTAGGACTTACTattacagaatttaaaatttttgtcaattttgtggATATGTGATAGTATCTTCTTGTGGTTTAAATTTGTATTCCTCTAGTTACTGAAGACTTTGTGTATCTTTTGTATTTCTCCTTTGGTGAAATAccctttcagtttttttgttcgTATTTCTATTAGgttgtctttttctcattaacTTATAGGCGtattcatatatttctttgacttctttgttgtttatatgggttgcaaatatcttctctgttttttaaattatgtcttgGGTAGAAGTTGTTCATTTTAATGTAGAATTTATCAATAATTGCCTTTATTGTTagtgcttttgtgttttatttcacttggtaTTGATTTCTGTGTGGCGGAAGTAAGgactctatttcattttttccctataCAGGTAGCCAATTGCTCtagcagcatttattgaaaagtctGCCTTTTCTACACGGATTTGCTATACTACCTGCctatatgtgtgtgaatgtgtttcTTGGGTCTTCTATTCTGTACCATTGATCTGTTAGTGTATCCCTGTgtgaaaaacatgttttcttagtTATCATAGCTTTGTAACAAGACTTAATATCTGGTAGAGCAAGTCCTTCCACTTTGTTCTTCTAGATGGGTATCTCAGCCAGTCTTGGCCTTTTATATTTCTTAGAATCAAACTGTAGCCTGCAGGACATTTTTTGTATTGCATTTAGTTTATAAAGCAATATATGAAGAATTAACATCATTACAAGATAAAGTCTTCTGGTATGTTTATTTTGGTCTAAATTGCTTCATgataaagttttatagttttttttttttttctgaaagatctTGTACTTCATTGTGAAATTTATTCCTGGACACTTAAAACTTTATAGtattgtaaaaaaattaaattttttaaaatgtttatttacttcagagagagagagacagagcatgagcggaggaggggcagacacacacacacgcacgcacacacagaacacagcaggctctaggctcccgagctgtcagcacagagccctacacggggctggaactcacaaactgtgagatcctgacctgagccgaatttggatgcttaaccaactgaggtgcCCCCAAAACTTGTTTTCTAATTGTATATAGGAGTATGATTAActtttatgtattgatttttgtgttAAAATGTCTGCTAAATTCTCTTAAATATTCTAATAATGTGTAGATTTATTATACATACATGACCTTATTATTTGCAAAGAGagacactttttgtttctttccagtcCTTATATGTGTTTTTTCTTGCCTGTTGCTTCAGATAGGACTTCCAATATAATGTCGAATGTAAGTAATAGTGGGTATTGTGGTCTTGTTCTAATTGATGAATAATTTACAACATTTCACAAATAAGTgtgataatatatttatatattatatatatcagatatatttcATCAGAttaagaaattttccttttttttaaaatgtttattatttgagaaagagacagagaacaagcagggcaggggcagagtgagagggagacacagaattggaagcaggctccaggctctgagagcctgacacggggctcgaacccacagactgcgagatcatgacctgagctgaagtcggccgcccaaccgactgagctacccatgtgccccaagaaaGTTCCTTTTTAATCCtagtttaagaatttttcttaatattgaaTGGATACTGAATTTTGAATGGTTTTCTTGCATCTGTTGGGATGTTcatgtgattttacttttttactatGTTGATGTGGTGAATTATATGAATtgattttttcaattaaatttaaaaaggtattatGTTCACATGTCTCAAAAGTCTCTTGTTCACCCTTGTACTTTTCAcgtggtgccccccccccatgactATTGGTAACCACTTCTATTAGTTTCTTGCTAAGTTTTCAAATGTTCTTGTATTTGTACACAAAAACACAGGGGTGTGCATATATATGGTCTTATTTCCATCCCTTcatgtcattattattatattttacaattaaagcAACGTTGCATTTGTGGGAGAAACACAACTTGGTCATGATGaaatatctttatgtttttaaatttggttaattaataatttatctggattttttcacatatttatggGAGAAATTagcttataaaattttttttgtactgtCCTTATGAGATTTTGCTATCAAAGTTATGTTGGCTTcacgagttgtcagcacagagcctgacacagggctcaaatccatgaactgtcagatcatgacctgagctgaagtcagacacctaaccaactgagccacccaaggtgccccctttctatggtatttttgattatggattcaatttctttaatgataATAGGTCTGTACAAGTTGTCTGTTTTTCCTCAGGTCAGTTTTGAAAAGTTACGTTTTACCATAAGTTTGTCCATTTtgtctcactttttaaatgtattaatataaatttGTGAATCATATGCTCTTATTGTCTTTCTTCATATTGTAActattctctttattcctttgaGAACAGTGAATATGTTGGTCATAATCTGTTTTTGATTATTCTAGTATGTGAAGACTTTGTGGATCCAGTATGTGAACACTTTGATggtgtttttcatgtttatttccttttgtgcttTTTTATGTCTGCATAGCTTCTCAATgcctttgaaaaattatttgtggcGATTTCCCAAGCCTTGGCACGAAGCTGTATTCTTCAGCATGAAGCTATACTCTTCGAAAGAGGATTTGAATTTGCTTGTGCAAAGGCCTGAGGGTACAATTTGTTTAGAACCCCCTTAAACTAAATTAATTGCTTGAGATTTCCTGGACCAAATTTTTAGGAGGTACCTGCCCACGTTTACAACTTCTTAAAGATTCTACTTTCATCCATTCCCACAGCTCCTCACCCCCTTTTGTTCAGCTCCAAGGCAACACTCCCACAGTCCCCTTTGGAGGGTGAGATAGTGAAAGGTTTACTTTAGTTTGTCTTTACTCTAGGATTTTACTCTTTGGCAGTTGTGAAAGCATCCCAGGTCTATGTGGATAGGGTCTCTTTTAAATGTCTCACTCTGGGGgaaacctggctggctcagttggtagagcatctgactcttaatctcaaggtcatgagtttgagccctacgttggtatagagattatttatttatttattttttttaaatttattttttgggggacagagagagacagagcatgaacgggggaggggcagagagagagggagacacagaatcggaaacaggctccaggctctgagccatcagcccagagcctgatgcggggctcgaacccacggaccgcgagatcgtgacctggctgaagtcggacgcttaaccgactgcgccacccaggcgcccctagagattactttaaaaaataaaaataaaaaaaaaatctcactctgAGCATGTCATCAACTTTGCTTTCTCTTACCTTCTCCTCACTTTGCACCCCCAGTCAAATGTACAACGCATTTTATTTCGGATCAGTGAATGTGCTCAGATCAAGAGCTgcttcccaggggcacctgggtagctcagtcagttaagcgtcggactcctggatttggctcaggtcatgatctcatgggttcaagccctgggtcgggctctgtgctggcagcacagaacctgcttggaattctctttttcccccctctgtctgtctctcccccactcacactgtctctgtgtctttcaaaataaataaaacaaaaaacaagagctCCTTCCTGTACTCTTCTTATGTTAACGTTGGAGTATTGCTAACTAAACTATGGACATTATTACAGTTCCAccagttttttctttaatgacttTTGTACCAGGATCCTGTGGTCACattacattttttgcttttgatgaCCTTGATAGTTTTGAGGAGTGCTAGTCCGGTGTTTTGTACAATGTCTCTTAGTTTggatttgtttgatgtttttcacATGGTGAAACTGGAATTAATGGGGTTTTGGAGGATAtaaattctctcttttgctttgcttttttacttAGTATGTCTGGGAAATAATAGAtaaatctgtttatttatttacagctACATATACTCTGTTGTATGTcatttgttaaattcttttttttaaatattttttaagtttattcttgagagatagagagagacagagcatgagcaagggagggggagagagagggggagacacagaatccgaagcaggctccaggctctgagctgtcagcacagagtccgacgcggggcttgaactccccgaGAGAACGcgatctcacgaaccgcgagatcacgacctgagctgaagctggacgcttaaacgactgagccacccaggcgcccccatttgttAAATTCTtagtttataatgtatttttcaactctagaatgcttatttatttttaaaagatcttttaaaagttcttttggGGTCTGATTTTATGTCACATTTTCATAATTCTTCTCATGTCTCATGATTTTTCATCTAATACTAGATATTGTGTTTAAAAGAACTGGGGAcagtagtattttcttttttgtccctcAGAAGGGGTATATGCTATTTATTCTAGTAGGCAGCTAGGATGAAGGTCTAATTATTTTGatccagtaaatatttgagcTTGGTCAGAGCTTAGTTACAGCTTTAGTTTCAGTTCACTCTGGTTTCAGATGTTTTGAGGCCAATGTACATTTGCTTATTGGAAGAGAGTAAGGCTCTTGGAATATTAAAAGTAGCAtagcatgggggcacctgggtggctcagttggttaagtgacccaccaacttcggctcaggtcacgatctctcagttcctgagttccagccccacatcgggctttgtgctgacagctcagagcctggagcctgttttggattctatgtttccctctgtccctgcccctcccccactcacactctgtctctctctctctctctctctctctctccagaataaagattaaaaaaaaatttttttttttttttttaagtagcacagcatggggcgcctgggtggctcagccggttgagcgtctgacttcggctcagggcacgatctcacggtccgtgagttcgagccccgtgtcgggctctgtgcagacagctaggagcctggagcctgcttgaaattctgtgtctccctcgctttctgcccctcccccactcatgctctgtctctctctctctctctctctctctctctctctctctcttcgtctcccactgtcaaaaataaataaacattaaaaaaatattataaaagtagCACTGCATGATGATGGTGCGAGAACAGGATCCATGTTccactgcattcattcattcagcgaGTATTTATGGCGTGTAGGCCAAGGACAGGTGCTTTCTAAGTATTAGGGATATAGCAGTGAGCGGTGGAAAAAGTCCCTATATCTGTTGCAgctaagaaaatagagaaagacagataagcaaatatacatgtaataagtgttgtaaagaaaaatataaaacagtgcAGGATTAGAGAGGGACAGAAATTAGCTTTGCTGCTTGCTTTTTGACATTGGGCAAGCTGTGTAACAGTTTGGCTATACTTCTGTATCTCTAAAATGGGTATAAAgttatgaaataaagtaaaatcggatttgggggcacctggatggctcagtcggttaagcatctgacttcagctcacatcatgatcttgcagtccgtga encodes the following:
- the TRIM44 gene encoding tripartite motif-containing protein 44 isoform X3; translation: MASGVGAAFEELPHDGTCDECEPDEAPGAEEVCRECAFCYCHRHAEAHRQKFPSHHLAQYVHGAAPAWTADAPAQGDAKEDAQAKVESERDVESEVGEESESEEDSESEEESETEEESEDESDEDSEDDSEEEMEDEQESEAEEDNQEGESEAEGETEAESEFDPEIEMEAERVAKRKCPDHGLDLSTYCQEDKQLICVLCPVIGTHQGHQLSTLDEAFEELRSKDSGGLKAAMIELVERLKFKSSDPKCLVIHQGQARSRCWSLPCPKTEAFTGIVFIQPTEAEN
- the TRIM44 gene encoding tripartite motif-containing protein 44 isoform X2 is translated as MASGVGAAFEELPHDGTCDECEPDEAPGAEEVCRECAFCYCHRHAEAHRQKFPSHHLAQYVHGAAPAWTADAPAQGDAKEDAQAKVESERDVESEVGEESESEEDSESEEESETEEESEDESDEDSEDDSEEEMEDEQESEAEEDNQEGESEAEGETEAESEFDPEIEMEAERVAKRKCPDHGLDLSTYCQEDKQLICVLCPVIGTHQGHQLSTLDEAFEELRSKDSGGLKAAMIELVERLKFKSSDPKVTRDQMKVFIQQEFKKVQKVIADEEQKALHLVDIQEAMATAHVTEILADIQSHMDRLMTQMAQAKEQHDTSNESAEPKAEGDEEGPSGASEDEDT
- the TRIM44 gene encoding tripartite motif-containing protein 44 isoform X1 produces the protein MASGVGAAFEELPHDGTCDECEPDEAPGAEEVCRECAFCYCHRHAEAHRQKFPSHHLAQYVHGAAPAWTADAPAQGDAKEDAQAKVESERDVESEVGEESESEEDSESEEESETEEESEDESDEDSEDDSEEEMEDEQESEAEEDNQEGESEAEGETEAESEFDPEIEMEAERVAKRKCPDHGLDLSTYCQEDKQLICVLCPVIGTHQGHQLSTLDEAFEELRSKDSGGLKAAMIELVERLKFKSSDPKVTRDQMKVFIQQEFKKVQKVIADEEQKALHLVDIQEAMATAHVTEILADIQSHMDRLMTQMAQAKEQHDTSNESAEPKAEGDEEGPRRQKKLQFTTRALWNLKCRRPKPKNLWVRGVRRCGARVRSRGEDTVSASFSFSSLLPARLSWRASPGSSLNCSLGELLILREFL